One Phaseolus vulgaris cultivar G19833 chromosome 2, P. vulgaris v2.0, whole genome shotgun sequence DNA window includes the following coding sequences:
- the LOC137809463 gene encoding uncharacterized protein, protein MKIFIHSTDKGIWESIENSPFVPQVKKDDVLVDKPSSEWTEAECKKAKFDWIAKNILTSALSCDEFYRVSQCSSAQEMWDILEVTHERTNDVKRVRKHALIQEYELFRMQKGESICDVQKRFSHIVNHLMSLGKNFDEEELNIKVLKCLDRTWQPKVTAISESKDLTSMTMASLFGKLREHGIEIQRLVVQESEEKNNKSITLKASKQQHVSNESEEENISLLSRKFSKFLRKKQASKRYDSKKPSEFNSNKYTCYGCAEQGHIKSKFPNNEVKEKGDFKREKKGKAKKSYIAWDDNVVSSSSSSHDEEANLCLLASVTSSVDSTSTSKGTTYDQLLNAFYETHDEANRLALSLHRLKGLNNWLENKVKDLEKDLYKTNEDLEHLDLIYKNSSCSCEKMSCENCELLEKKICYLLKTLDKLTTGKSNFEDVLASQKCVFGKTGLGFYPQSKEKKIAKPFSNFPEKQSVKKSFQPVVTCFY, encoded by the coding sequence ATGAAGATTTTTATACATTCAACTGACAAAGGCATTTGGGAGTCAATTGAAAATAGTCCTTTTGTACCTCAAGTTAAGAAAGATGATGTTTTAGTTGATAAACCTTCATCTGAATGGACAGAGGCAGAATGTAAGAAAGCTAAGTTTGATTGGATagctaaaaatattttaacatctgCTCTAAGTTGTGATGAGTTTTACAGGGTTTCACAATGTAGCTCGGCccaagaaatgtgggacatcttGGAGGTCACACATGAACGCACAAATGATGTAAAGAGAGTTAGGAAGCATGCTCTGATCCAGGAGTATGAACTCTTCAGAATGCAGAAGGGAGAATCAATATGTGATGTGCAAAAGAGGTTCTctcacattgtgaatcaccttatgagtcttggtaagaattttgatgaagaagaactCAACATCAAGGTActaaagtgtcttgatagaacatggcaaccaaaggttaCTGCCATTTCAGAATCAAAGGATCTCACTTCAATGACTATGGCATCTCTTTTCGGAAAACTAAGAGAGCATGGAATTGAGATTCAAAGGCTtgttgttcaagagagtgaagaaaagaataacaagagcataacaCTCAAAGCTAGCAAACAGCAACATGTTTCCAATGAAAGTGAAGAGGAAAACATAAGTTTgttatcaagaaaattcagcaaattcttgagaaAGAAACAAGCTTCTAAAAGGTATGATTCAAAGAAACCTAGTGAATTCAATTCTAATAAGTATACCTGCTATGGTTGTGCTGAACAGGGACATATTAAGTCTAAATTCCCAAATAATGAAGTCAAAGAAAAGGGAGACTTCAAAagggagaaaaagggaaaagcaAAGAAATCTTATATAGCATGGGATGACAATGTTGTCTCATCCTCAAGCTCTTCACATGATGAGGAAGCTAATCTTTGTCTTCTAGCATCAGTAACAAGTAGTGTGGATTCTACTTCAACAAGTAAAGGTACCacctatgatcaattgcttaaTGCTTTTtatgaaactcatgatgaagccaaccgattggcccttTCTCTACACCGGTTGAAAGGATTAAATAACTGGttagaaaataaagttaagGATCTTGAGAAAGACCTGTACAAAACCAATGAAGATTTAGAACATTTGGATTTAATCTACAAGAATTCTTCTTGCAGTTGTGAGAAAATGAGTTGTGAAAATTGTGAGCTTCTTGAAAAGAAGATTtgctatcttttgaaaaccttggaCAAGCTTACAACTGGAAAGTCCAACTTTGAAGATGTTTTAGCCTcacaaaaatgtgtttttggaaaaacaGGTTTGGGATTTTATCCtcaaagcaaagagaaaaaaattgcaaaacctttttcaaattttccagaaaaacaatcggttaaaaaatcgtttcaaccggttgttacatgcttttattga